A genomic segment from Pelobates fuscus isolate aPelFus1 chromosome 7, aPelFus1.pri, whole genome shotgun sequence encodes:
- the LOC134568721 gene encoding histone H2A type 2-B-like — translation MSGRGKSGGKARAKAKSRSSRAGLQFPVGRVHRLLRKGNYAERVGAGAPVYLAAVLEYLSAEILELAGNAARDNKKTRIIPRHLQLAIRNDEELNKLLGGVTIAQGGVLPNIQAVLLPKKTQTSKK, via the coding sequence ATGTCCGGCCGAGGGAAATCCGGCGGCAAAGCCCGGGCCAAGGCCAAGTCCCGCTCCTCCAGGGCCGGCCTGCAGTTCCCGGTGGGCCGCGTGCACCGCCTCCTCCGGAAGGGGAACTACGCGGAGCGGGTAGGGGCCGGGGCCCCGGTGTACCTGGCGGCCGTGCTGGAGTACCTGTCCGCGGAGATCCTGGAGCTGGCCGGCAACGCGGCCCGGGACAACAAGAAGACCCGCATCATCCCCCGCCACCTGCAGCTGGCCATCCGCAACGACGAGGAGCTCAACAAGCTGCTGGGAGGGGTGACCATCGCCCAGGGAGGGGTGCTGCCCAATATACAGGCCGTGCTGCTCCCTAAGAAGACACAGACAtccaaaaaataa